One stretch of Schlesneria sp. DSM 10557 DNA includes these proteins:
- a CDS encoding GTP-binding protein, whose product MFMTDRKRIPTNLITGFLGVGKTSAIRHLISQKPAGERWAVLVNEFGEVGIDGALIESAGSDNVAVTEIAGGCFCCSSDSPIEFSLMELIRQTNPDRVVIEPTGLGHPAKVLDTLRGPWFRGIVDLRATICLADPADYANPAVTNVNVFQDQLHMADVVVVNKLDRTSPDRLREFLTFLNGLFPPKAQVLTTTGGRIDRSLLDTDISPERTALFPDAHPARPEPDVTTTSASETVRVGDRPLISMLLPGHPVRKESRQSDRAACGWIFSPLDTFRQISLFELFSGSLDVHRLKGVFNVGSEWILYNRVGGELTYESIPYRRDSRLEVILDQPDFDWNEFEVLLLQCLKTR is encoded by the coding sequence ATGTTTATGACCGACCGAAAGCGGATTCCGACAAACCTGATCACGGGCTTTCTGGGGGTGGGAAAGACGAGCGCGATCCGACACCTGATCAGTCAGAAGCCTGCGGGAGAGCGTTGGGCCGTTCTGGTCAATGAGTTTGGTGAAGTCGGTATCGACGGGGCATTGATTGAATCGGCGGGTTCGGACAACGTTGCCGTCACTGAGATTGCCGGCGGGTGCTTTTGCTGCTCGTCTGATTCGCCGATCGAATTCTCGTTGATGGAACTGATCCGTCAGACGAATCCTGATCGCGTTGTGATTGAACCCACTGGACTGGGGCATCCTGCGAAGGTTCTCGACACTCTGCGCGGACCCTGGTTCCGCGGGATTGTCGATCTGCGAGCCACGATCTGTCTCGCGGATCCGGCTGACTATGCCAATCCCGCCGTCACGAATGTGAACGTCTTTCAGGATCAGCTTCACATGGCGGACGTCGTCGTCGTGAACAAACTCGATCGCACCTCCCCTGATCGACTTCGTGAATTTCTCACCTTCTTGAATGGACTGTTTCCACCCAAGGCTCAGGTTCTGACGACGACTGGGGGCCGGATCGATCGATCGCTGCTAGATACGGATATCTCTCCAGAGCGGACCGCGTTGTTTCCGGATGCTCATCCTGCGCGTCCTGAACCTGACGTGACCACAACCAGCGCGAGTGAGACAGTTCGGGTTGGTGATCGTCCGCTGATTTCGATGCTGCTCCCCGGGCATCCCGTACGAAAAGAGAGTCGACAGAGCGATCGTGCGGCATGCGGGTGGATCTTTTCACCGCTGGACACGTTCCGTCAGATCAGCCTGTTCGAACTCTTTAGCGGCAGCCTCGATGTTCACCGCTTGAAGGGCGTGTTCAACGTCGGGAGTGAATGGATTCTCTACAATCGTGTTGGTGGGGAACTGACGTACGAGTCGATTCCCTATCGCCGAGACAGTCGACTGGAGGTCATTCTGGACCAGCCCGATTTCGACTGGAACGAATTCGAAGTCCTGCTGCTGCAGTGTCTGAAGACTCGCTAA
- a CDS encoding UbiD family decarboxylase, whose amino-acid sequence MSHASLADFLALLQDNNELVRVSALVDSSIEIAAITDRATKATPSGPALFFENVKNSTIPVVTNLLGSRRRICLCLGVSDLTEVCGEVERRLELAQPASWLDSLKLVPSRGSMGQFAPKLVKTAACQQVVRVGRDVNLWDLPIPRNWKGELDPVITSGQLAVVHPQTRKLHLFQSPLVVAGQSELGWYDEHPVQRDIIHAAISSGQNLPVSISLGGDPLLCVATGLPWVGDVRGFVGQLRGASLELVRCRTNEIEVPAGSEFILEGYIDAANSRTSRARTVARGNGSYVSRELPLIQLTAITHRANPVFPATVVGLPPSEESWITAARERIQLSMVKRLLPEVMDLHQPFSAAGRNILFVRIRKTVEFQARRILHSLWGLEELGQTKMIVIVDEDVDVQNEAAVWFTVGTNTCPSRDFLFSDGLARDDDYTPLTESLASRVGIDATRKSSRESERPWPETLQASDEMMARVTERWAEYGLAD is encoded by the coding sequence ATGTCGCATGCCTCTTTGGCCGATTTCCTCGCATTGCTGCAGGACAACAATGAGCTTGTCCGCGTCTCTGCGCTGGTTGATTCCTCCATCGAAATTGCTGCGATCACCGATCGCGCGACAAAGGCGACTCCCAGCGGTCCAGCCCTGTTCTTCGAGAATGTAAAGAATAGCACGATTCCTGTCGTGACAAACCTGCTGGGAAGTCGTCGACGAATCTGCCTGTGTCTGGGGGTATCGGACCTGACCGAGGTTTGCGGCGAGGTCGAACGACGCCTGGAACTGGCTCAGCCGGCAAGCTGGCTCGACTCGCTCAAGCTGGTCCCGTCACGGGGATCGATGGGACAATTTGCGCCGAAGCTGGTCAAGACCGCAGCGTGCCAGCAGGTGGTCCGTGTCGGGCGTGACGTAAACCTGTGGGATCTGCCCATACCCCGAAACTGGAAAGGGGAACTGGATCCTGTCATTACGTCCGGGCAGCTGGCCGTGGTTCACCCGCAAACACGCAAGCTCCATCTTTTCCAGTCGCCGCTCGTTGTGGCAGGACAAAGTGAACTGGGCTGGTATGACGAACATCCGGTTCAGCGAGACATTATCCACGCCGCCATCAGCTCTGGACAAAATCTTCCGGTCTCGATCAGTTTGGGAGGCGACCCCCTGCTCTGCGTGGCAACGGGACTTCCCTGGGTTGGGGATGTGCGCGGGTTTGTCGGACAACTTCGCGGCGCCAGTTTGGAACTGGTTCGCTGCCGGACGAATGAAATCGAAGTTCCGGCAGGATCCGAATTTATCCTCGAAGGGTACATTGACGCGGCGAATTCAAGGACGTCCCGAGCGCGAACCGTCGCCCGGGGAAATGGTTCGTACGTTTCTCGAGAACTGCCGCTGATCCAACTGACCGCGATTACGCATCGCGCCAATCCTGTGTTTCCCGCGACGGTGGTCGGATTGCCCCCGAGCGAAGAGAGCTGGATCACCGCTGCTCGCGAGCGAATTCAGCTCTCGATGGTCAAACGCCTGTTGCCGGAAGTGATGGATCTGCACCAGCCATTTTCAGCGGCGGGCCGAAACATCCTGTTTGTCCGCATTCGCAAGACGGTTGAATTCCAGGCACGGCGGATCCTTCATTCCCTGTGGGGACTCGAAGAACTGGGGCAGACCAAGATGATTGTCATTGTCGACGAAGACGTTGACGTCCAGAACGAGGCGGCCGTCTGGTTTACAGTGGGAACAAATACGTGTCCGAGTCGAGATTTTCTCTTCTCAGATGGTTTGGCGCGAGATGATGACTACACTCCACTGACGGAGTCGCTTGCCAGTCGGGTCGGAATCGATGCGACTCGCAAGAGTTCGAGAGAGTCAGAGCGACCGTGGCCCGAGACGCTGCAGGCTTCGGACGAAATGATGGCTCGCGTTACGGAGCGTTGGGCCGAATATGGATTGGCGGATTGA
- a CDS encoding ferritin-like domain-containing protein, with the protein MELRAFAERVLLSDSLEVKIQRMSETLTDENPGPSVRLAEPVRPANLQFAPRRAAPSMPHPSNFSDPRKRAIAHHILANHELQALEVMAWVLLAFPDAPTEFRMGLAEVMADEQRHTRMHADQAADLGVQFGDLPVNCYIWKKAQDFQSVLDYLAGIPLTFEGRNLDHTLEFEEYFAAAGDSRSAAIMKAIHKDEIHHVAFGLKWLRILKPAAQSEWDAYVEHLHWPLRPEKSVGDIFHEAPRIAAGMSREFIERLQAPEPNEGSSTEPAGR; encoded by the coding sequence ATGGAATTACGAGCATTTGCTGAACGAGTTCTCCTGAGCGACTCGCTGGAAGTCAAAATTCAACGCATGAGCGAAACTTTGACGGACGAGAATCCGGGGCCATCCGTCCGCCTTGCCGAGCCTGTTCGCCCCGCCAATCTGCAGTTTGCCCCGCGACGGGCCGCACCGTCGATGCCGCATCCGTCGAACTTTTCAGACCCCCGAAAACGGGCGATCGCTCATCACATCCTCGCCAACCACGAGCTGCAGGCTCTGGAAGTCATGGCCTGGGTCCTGCTCGCCTTCCCGGATGCCCCGACGGAATTTCGAATGGGACTCGCCGAAGTCATGGCCGACGAGCAGCGGCATACACGCATGCACGCAGATCAGGCCGCAGACCTGGGTGTGCAGTTCGGCGATCTGCCGGTCAACTGCTACATCTGGAAGAAGGCCCAGGATTTTCAGTCGGTGCTCGACTATCTCGCCGGCATCCCCCTCACCTTCGAGGGACGCAATCTGGATCACACGCTCGAATTTGAAGAATACTTCGCTGCCGCAGGTGATTCACGCAGCGCCGCGATCATGAAGGCGATCCACAAGGATGAAATTCATCACGTTGCCTTCGGCCTGAAATGGCTGAGGATTCTCAAACCTGCTGCGCAAAGCGAATGGGATGCCTACGTCGAACACCTGCATTGGCCGCTTCGCCCCGAGAAATCGGTGGGAGACATCTTCCACGAGGCCCCCCGAATTGCGGCAGGTATGTCCCGTGAATTCATCGAGCGCCTTCAGGCACCGGAACCGAATGAAGGATCGTCGACCGAGCCTGCGGGCCGCTGA
- a CDS encoding YbeD family protein — protein MNPHPPQELLEQTHSFPGRFVFKAIGRPADDFASRVVAVVRLTLELDFDPPYELKETAAGRHVSVTVEPQVETSQQVIDIYSAIRNLEGLVMLL, from the coding sequence ATGAATCCGCATCCCCCTCAAGAACTCCTCGAACAAACCCACTCTTTCCCCGGACGATTCGTTTTTAAAGCGATTGGACGTCCAGCAGATGATTTTGCTTCCCGCGTGGTCGCCGTTGTACGGCTGACTCTGGAACTCGATTTCGATCCTCCTTATGAACTGAAGGAGACCGCTGCGGGACGACATGTCTCGGTGACCGTCGAACCCCAGGTTGAAACATCGCAACAAGTGATCGATATCTACAGCGCCATTCGAAATCTCGAGGGTCTGGTCATGCTGTTGTAA
- a CDS encoding PQQ-binding-like beta-propeller repeat protein, giving the protein MIRPFVLTFLFSILAASPLVRAGDWPSWRGPTGDGISTEKNLPVEWSPTQNVAWKLELPGPAGSTPVVWGDRIYLTSTAEDGKLVLIAVSRDGKELWRQMVAQGNKDVRGDEGNSASPSPVTDGKHVWTFFANGILGCYTADGKEVWKFDVQDRYGKLEIAFGLTASPVLHEGVLYQQLIHGDGDAATREACVVALDAATGKEIWKVDRPSDAHSENESSYASAILYNDGNEKFLLSHGADFVVAHDLKDGHELWRCGDLNKKSNYDPTLRFVASPGVAKGLIVVPSAKKGPVVALKPNGRGDITKQSEFHWWSSARTPDVPSPLIVGDLVYLCMENGDLAIMRAKTGEQLDYQRTHRQRHRASPVYADGKIYLTARDGQVTVVKAAEKVEILAENQLGEDISSSPAISNGVIYIRSFQHLWAIAQGK; this is encoded by the coding sequence ATGATTCGCCCTTTCGTACTGACATTTCTGTTTTCCATCTTGGCGGCGAGCCCTTTAGTGAGGGCTGGGGATTGGCCGAGTTGGCGAGGACCAACCGGAGACGGGATTTCGACCGAGAAGAATCTGCCCGTCGAGTGGAGCCCGACACAGAACGTTGCCTGGAAGCTTGAACTCCCTGGCCCCGCCGGTTCGACACCTGTCGTATGGGGCGATCGCATCTATCTGACATCAACGGCCGAAGACGGCAAACTGGTACTGATTGCCGTGTCACGCGATGGCAAAGAACTCTGGCGGCAGATGGTCGCCCAGGGAAACAAGGATGTTCGGGGTGACGAAGGAAACTCAGCCTCACCTTCACCGGTCACGGACGGTAAGCATGTCTGGACATTCTTCGCGAACGGCATCCTGGGTTGCTATACCGCAGACGGGAAGGAAGTCTGGAAATTCGACGTGCAGGACAGGTACGGAAAGCTGGAGATCGCCTTCGGCCTGACAGCCTCACCGGTGCTGCACGAGGGAGTGCTTTACCAGCAGTTGATCCACGGGGACGGCGATGCCGCCACACGGGAAGCCTGCGTCGTGGCTCTCGATGCCGCCACGGGAAAAGAAATCTGGAAAGTCGATCGTCCCAGTGACGCCCATTCCGAAAATGAATCGTCCTACGCCTCGGCAATCCTCTACAATGATGGGAACGAAAAGTTCCTGCTGTCTCATGGGGCTGACTTTGTGGTCGCTCACGATCTCAAGGATGGGCATGAGCTCTGGCGATGCGGCGACTTGAATAAGAAATCCAACTACGATCCCACGCTGCGGTTCGTGGCTTCCCCCGGAGTTGCAAAAGGACTGATCGTCGTCCCCAGCGCCAAAAAGGGGCCTGTCGTGGCTCTCAAGCCCAACGGCCGCGGAGATATCACCAAACAGAGCGAATTCCACTGGTGGTCCTCCGCAAGAACCCCCGATGTCCCCTCTCCATTGATCGTGGGTGATCTGGTCTACCTGTGCATGGAAAACGGTGACCTCGCCATCATGCGCGCCAAGACCGGCGAACAGCTCGACTACCAGCGCACCCACCGTCAACGCCACCGCGCCTCACCCGTCTACGCCGATGGCAAGATCTATCTCACCGCCCGCGATGGCCAGGTGACCGTCGTCAAGGCCGCTGAAAAAGTCGAAATCCTCGCCGAAAACCAACTGGGCGAAGACATCTCCTCGTCCCCCGCCATCTCAAACGGAGTCATCTACATCCGCTCCTTTCAGCATCTTTGGGCCATTGCCCAAGGGAAGTAA
- the ubiE gene encoding bifunctional demethylmenaquinone methyltransferase/2-methoxy-6-polyprenyl-1,4-benzoquinol methylase UbiE — translation MSATVDKSEARVRQMFGEISGRYDLMNHVLSGGVDYYWRAQTIRKVAPSGTAPILDVCTGTGDLALAYWKAGRGKIPVMATDFTPEMLKIAEGKRDRQFGKQIAEGAASLTFREADTQQLPFEDNQFQIVSVAFGLRNVTNTEVGIREMTRVCQPGGRVAILEFSMPTNPMFNFVYRNYFKHVLPRIGQLFAKNKQSAYEYLPASVSEFPYGKELADKLESCGLTKVTFTPLTFGIATLYVGEKPQ, via the coding sequence ATGTCTGCGACTGTTGATAAATCGGAAGCCCGCGTCCGTCAGATGTTTGGCGAGATTTCGGGCCGATACGACCTCATGAATCACGTGCTTTCCGGAGGCGTGGATTACTACTGGCGTGCTCAGACGATCCGTAAGGTGGCCCCTTCCGGGACCGCGCCGATTCTGGATGTCTGCACGGGAACGGGCGACCTGGCTCTGGCTTACTGGAAAGCCGGTCGAGGGAAAATCCCGGTGATGGCAACGGACTTTACTCCGGAAATGCTGAAGATCGCGGAAGGGAAACGGGATCGCCAGTTTGGAAAGCAGATCGCGGAAGGAGCGGCGAGTTTGACGTTCCGCGAAGCCGACACACAGCAGCTTCCATTCGAAGATAATCAGTTTCAAATTGTTTCGGTGGCGTTCGGTCTCAGAAATGTGACGAACACGGAAGTGGGGATTCGGGAAATGACCCGCGTTTGCCAACCGGGTGGACGGGTTGCCATCCTGGAATTCTCGATGCCGACGAACCCGATGTTCAACTTCGTATACCGCAACTACTTCAAACACGTTTTGCCGCGGATTGGCCAGCTGTTCGCAAAAAACAAGCAGTCGGCGTATGAGTATCTGCCTGCGTCGGTTTCTGAGTTCCCTTACGGAAAGGAACTGGCAGACAAACTGGAGTCGTGCGGGCTGACCAAGGTGACGTTCACGCCACTAACGTTTGGCATTGCCACCCTGTATGTTGGTGAGAAACCTCAATAA